The Candidatus Nitrosocosmicus franklandus genome contains a region encoding:
- a CDS encoding endonuclease V, protein MTRDDFEKGIDYVCGVDVSYNGRIASASAVVVRKIDLKVIEIVITKNEIKHPYLPGLLVLRELDPVLETLKLLKNSFQLLLVDGHGVLHPRRCGLASYVGVITNNPTIGVAKNLLYGTVGADDFVRYDGNMLGFAIKREKHSRKTIYISTGHRESLSTSIQLVKALTRSGNFIPKPLKIADFVSKNFCEL, encoded by the coding sequence ATTACAAGAGATGATTTTGAAAAAGGAATTGATTATGTTTGTGGCGTTGATGTATCTTACAATGGACGAATTGCAAGTGCTTCTGCTGTTGTAGTAAGAAAGATAGATCTAAAAGTAATCGAAATTGTTATAACTAAAAACGAGATAAAACATCCATACTTACCCGGATTATTAGTATTAAGAGAATTGGATCCTGTTTTGGAGACCTTGAAACTATTGAAGAATTCTTTTCAACTTTTATTAGTCGATGGCCATGGAGTACTTCATCCCAGAAGATGTGGATTGGCTTCGTATGTTGGAGTAATTACAAATAATCCAACGATCGGAGTTGCAAAAAATTTACTGTATGGTACTGTGGGCGCGGATGATTTTGTAAGATATGATGGAAACATGCTTGGATTTGCCATAAAAAGAGAGAAGCATTCAAGGAAAACAATATACATAAGCACTGGTCATAGAGAAAGTTTATCTACATCCATACAATTAGTCAAAGCTCTAACTAGATCAGGCAATTTTATTCCCAAGCCTCTTAAGATTGCAGACTTTGTTTCAAAAAACTTTTGCGAACTATGA